One genomic segment of [Phormidium] sp. ETS-05 includes these proteins:
- a CDS encoding nucleotidyltransferase family protein — protein MKLKQQLQQKREEILAIANQHGAFNVRIFGSVARGEEREDSDIDFLIDYDLAKISPWFPVGLIEDLENLLNRKVDVVTAKSLHYFLREQVMSEAIQL, from the coding sequence ATGAAACTCAAACAACAGCTCCAGCAAAAACGAGAAGAAATTTTAGCCATTGCCAATCAACATGGCGCATTTAACGTGCGGATATTTGGGTCGGTGGCGAGAGGGGAGGAAAGGGAGGATAGCGATATTGATTTTTTAATCGATTACGATTTAGCTAAAATATCGCCTTGGTTTCCCGTAGGATTAATCGAAGATTTGGAAAACTTATTAAATCGTAAAGTTGATGTAGTCACGGCTAAATCATTACATTATTTCCTGCGAGAACAAGTAATGAGTGAGGCAATTCAGTTATAA
- a CDS encoding 2-oxoisovalerate dehydrogenase E1 subunit beta, which produces MNEIIFLVEPDIESGYIAQALGESIITQADDLESLKEEIKDAVHCHFPNEALRPKIIRLHIVQEVAIAS; this is translated from the coding sequence ATGAATGAAATTATTTTCTTGGTGGAGCCCGATATCGAATCTGGATATATTGCCCAAGCATTAGGGGAATCGATTATTACTCAAGCGGATGATTTAGAAAGTCTCAAAGAAGAGATTAAAGATGCGGTTCACTGTCATTTTCCTAATGAAGCCTTACGACCTAAAATTATCAGGCTTCATATTGTGCAAGAGGTGGCGATCGCATCATAA